The Arachis hypogaea cultivar Tifrunner chromosome 19, arahy.Tifrunner.gnm2.J5K5, whole genome shotgun sequence genome has a window encoding:
- the LOC112776180 gene encoding uric acid degradation bifunctional protein TTL isoform X1 — translation MAVPASFEEKDFLSCCGSTTFAKHMAFASPFSSLDHAISVARDVWFNTVDVNGWLQAFSAHPQIGQQHAPSHASQTSAQWSKGEQSTALATATGSSLQELSEWNVRYWEKFGFVFLICASGRSTDEILAELKRRYTNRPIVEFEIAAEEQMKITELRLAKLFSSKESIPSTTDKDSTMFAKKAEEDRISIIGGHVTAASESPVGKSIQAPARTRPPITTHVLDTSRGGPAAGIDVLLEVWRGAQSRPEFGTSDNGGWVFQGSSKTDSDGRSGQLMSIVDNVTPGIYRISFNTGKYNPRGFFPYVSIVFEIQESQKREHFHVPLLLSPFSFSTYRGS, via the exons ATGGCGGTGCCGGCGAGTTTCGAAGAGAAGGATTTTCTATCATGCTGCGGAAGCACCACATTCGCCAAACACATGGCTTTCGCCTCTCCCTTCTCATCACTGGACCACGCAATTTCTGTTGCCAGAGACGTTTGGTTCAACACCGTTGATGTTAACGGTTGGCTTCAAGCTTTCTCTGCTCACCCTCAGATCGGTCAACAACACGCTCCCTCTCATGCCTCTCAAACCAGTGCTCA GTGGAGTAAAGGAGAACAATCAACTGCTCTTGCAACTGCTACTGGTTCTAGCTTACAG GAACTATCTGAATGGAATGTTCGGTACTGGGAAAAGTTTGGGTTTGTATTTCTCATATGTGCATCCGGGAGGAGCACTGATGAGATACTTGCTGAACTGAAG AGACGTTATACAAACAGGCCAATTGTTGAATTCGAGATTGCAGCTGAGGAGCAAATGAAAATTACAGAACTACGCCTTGCAAAGCTCTTTTCAAGTAAAGAAAGCATCCCGTCCACAACTGATAAAGATTCTACCATGTTTGCCAAAAAGGCAGAAG AAGATCGTATAAGCATTATTGGTGGGCATGTGACTGCAGCTTCGGAGAGTCCAGTAGGAAAATCAATCCAAGCTCCGGCTAGAACCCGCCCGCCCATTACCACTCACGTGTTGGACACTTCGCGAGGTGGTCCAGCTGCTGGTATTGATGTACTCTTAGAGGTGTGGAGAGGTGCTCAATCTCGCCCAGAATTTGGCACCTCAGACAATGGCGGTTGGGTGTTTCAAGGGTCATCGAAGACGGACTCAGATGGCCGCAGCGGTCAACTGATGAGCATAGTTGACAATGTTACTCCTGGGATATACAGGATAAGTTTCAACACAGGAAAGTATAATCCAAGAGGCTTCTTTCCATATGTATCCATTGTGTTTGAGATCCAAGAGTCACAGAAGAGGGAacattttcatgttcctttattgcttTCCCCGTTTTCATTCAGCACTTACCGTGGAAGCTAG
- the LOC112775083 gene encoding subtilisin-like protease SBT5.4 — protein sequence MYHHESLGLVQAYREHLRELALRKEVYCIITHKVIKVNIFFCSFILLSLFQVPTGAALELKKSYIVYLGSHEHGETATDADFDRVTQTHYDFLGSYLGSSEKAKEAMIYSYTRYINGFAAMLRDEVAAEIEKHPEVVSVFLNEGLKLHTTRSWEFMSMEHQSGVISPASVFSKAKFGEDTIIGNFDTGVWPESPSFSDEGIGPIPSRWKGSCEAGIPCNRKLIGARYFNRGYAAYAGPSTLKNATLNTVRDYKGHGTHTLSTLGGNFVPGANVFGFGNGTAEGGSPKARVVSYKVCWPPIFGAASCFTADIMAAFDMAIHDGVDILSLSIGTVPIPYFRDGVAIGSFHAFRNGITVVVSAGNQGPEMGSVCNVAPWMLNVAASTLDRKFNAVVELENGKRFKGESLAPGMPQKKFYPLISGLDAKLANATDRHGLMCKIGAIDPEKAKGKILVCGRGNVARVEKSFVAMEAGAVGMILCNDQFSGNELIADPHFLPSSHITYEDGLQVFSYLNSTKNPMGYIVPPETKLHVKPAPYMSSFSSRGPNTITPEILKPDVTAPGVNIIAAFSEAASPTEMSFDNRKAPFAALSGTSMSCPHVAGIAGLLKTLHPEWSPSAIKSAILTSARTRDNKGEPMLDGDFKAATPFEYGFGHVRPNRAMDPGLVYDTSIDDYLNFLCTIGYDQKKIKRFSGTPHHECPDGMGVLDVNYPSITVPVLYGRVTVTRRVRNVGSPGTYVASFNDIPSGLSLSVNPNVLKFQSVGEEKSFKVTMEVAKPGRSIVFGDLTWSDGKHYVRTPITVGGIKV from the exons ATGTATCACCACGAGTCACTGGGCTTGGTTCAAGCATATAGAGAGCATCTTCGAGAACTCGCTCTTCGCAAGGAAGTTTACTG CATTATTACTCATAAAGTCATCAAAGTTAACATATTTTTTTGTT CTTTTATTCTCCTTTCTCTCTTCCAAGTCCCTACTGGTGCTGCTCTTGAACTCAAGAAG tcaTACATAGTGTACTTGGGATCACATGAACACGGTGAAACAGCTACAGATGCTGATTTCGATCGAGTCACCCAAACTCATTATGATTTTCTTGGATCCTATTTGGGAAG TTCTGAGAAAGCAAAAGAAGCAATGATTTATTCTTATACAAGATATATTAATGGCTTTGCTGCAATGCTCCGAGATGAAGTGGCTGCTGAAATTGAAA AACATCCAGAGGTTGTGTCGGTGTTCTTGAACGAAGGATTGAAGTTACACACTACACGGTCGTGGGAGTTTATGTCAATGGAGCACCAAAGTGGTGTGATTAGCCCTGCTTCGGTGTTTAGCAAAGCCAAGTTTGGTGAAGATACCATAATTGGGAACTTTGACACTG GTGTATGGCCAGAATCTCCTAGCTTTAGTGATGAGGGCATAGGTCCTATTCCTTCAAGATGGAAGGGATCCTGTGAGGCTGGCATTCCTTGCAACAG GAAGCTGATAGGAGCAAGGTACTTCAACAGAGGGTATGCTGCATATGCAGGGCCTAGTACACTGAAGAACGCTACTCTTAACACGGTACGAGATTATAAAGGCCATGGAACACACACACTATCAACGTTAGGTGGAAACTTTGTCCCCGGCGCTAACGTCTTCGGCTTTGGCAATGGAACCGCGGAAGGCGGCTCTCCCAAGGCTCGAGTGGTTTCTTACAAGGTCTGCTGGCCGCCAATTTTTGGCGCCGCTAGCTGCTTTACAGCTGATATCATGGCGGCTTTTGACATGGCTATACATGATGGTGTGGACATTCTTTCCCTCTCCATTGGAACGGTACCCATTCCATACTTCAGAGATGGTGTCGCCATTGGCTCATTCCATGCTTTCAGAAATGGAATCACCGTCGTGGTCTCTGCTGGTAACCAGGGACCAGAGATGGGATCTGTCTGTAACGTTGCGCCTTGGATGCTCAACGTCGCTGCAAGTACCTTGGACAGGAAGTTTAATGCTGTTGTTGAACTCGAGAATGGAAAGCGCTTCAAG GGTGAAAGCCTTGCTCCTGGTATGCCGCaaaagaaattttacccactcatCAGCGGTTTAGATGCAAAATTGGCTAATGCAACTGACCGACACGG TCTTATGTGCAAGATAGGAGCAATTGATCCAGAGAAGGCGAAGGGAAAAATATTGGTTTGTGGGAGAGGCAATGTGGCGAGAGTGGAGAAGAGCTTTGTGGCTATGGAGGCTGGTGCAGTTGGAATGATTCTTTGTAACGATCAGTTCAGTGGTAATGAGCTCATTGCCGATCCTCATTTCCTTCCATCATCACATATCACGTATGAAGATGGCCTGCAAGTCTTTTCATACCTAAATTCTACAAAGAATCCCATGGGATATATTGTTCCACCGGAGACCAAGTTGCATGTGAAGCCTGCTCCATACATGTCATCATTTTCCTCCAGAGGGCCCAACACAATCACCCCTGAGATCCTTAAGCCTGATGTCACGGCTCCCGGAGTCAACATCATTGCTGCTTTCTCGGAAGCAGCTAGCCCCACAGAAATGTCCTTTGATAACCGCAAGGCTCCATTTGCTGCACTGTCCGGAACATCTATGTCTTGCCCTCACGTCGCCGGAATCGCCGGCCTTCTCAAAACACTCCACCCTGAATGGAGTCCATCAGCTATCAAGTCCGCCATCTTGACATCCG CTAGGACAAGGGACAACAAGGGTGAGCCAATGCTTGATGGGGATTTTAAAGCAGCAACACCATTTGAATATGGTTTTGGTCACGTGAGACCAAATCGTGCCATGGACCCTGGCTTGGTCTACGATACAAGCATAGATGATTACCTCAATTTCTTGTGTACCATTGGTTACGACCAGAAAAAGATCAAGCGGTTCTCCGGGACTCCTCATCATGAGTGCCCTGATGGAATGGGTGTCTTGGATGTCAACTACCCTTCAATAACGGTTCCCGTGCTGTACGGTCGGGTTACCGTGACACGCAGGGTGAGGAATGTGGGTTCGCCAGGGACTTACGTTGCAAGCTTCAACGACATTCCTTCGGGGCTTTCTCTTTCCGTGAATCCCAATGTGTTGAAGTTTCAGAGCGTGGGTGAAGAGAAGAGCTTTAAGGTCACAATGGAGGTTGCTAAGCCAGGTCGCTCTATAGTCTTTGGGGACCTGACTTGGTCCGATGGAAAGCATTATGTCAGGACTCCAATCACCGTTGGTGGAATCAAGGTTTAA
- the LOC112777899 gene encoding MLO-like protein 1, with the protein MSIRGVDEEQDIELEFTPTWVVAVVCSVIVGVSFAVERFLHYAGKRLKKKNQTTLYEALLKIKEELMVLGFISLFLSVSQRGITKMCVPKSWSHHMLPCSLKEKEELEAETNITSSHFQNSLSFSSNNLRHLLALAHAQVAAEAQLQYCALKNKVPLLSNEAVHHLHIFIFVLAIAHVTFCVLTVAIGLLRIRQWKQWEDSVATQNNETHRDLESTVTLVHQHAFIRDHFIGIGKNSTLLGWVKSFFKQFYGSVTKLDYVTLRLGFIMTHCRRNPKFNFHKYMIRAVEDDFKKVVGISWYLWIFVVIFMLININGWHTYFWIAFIPVILLLAVGTKLEHVIMELANEVAERHVAIEGELVVQPSDHHFWFNRPRIILFLIHFTLFQNAFEISYFFWILVTYGIHSCIMGPIGYIIPRLIIGLFIQLLCTYSTLPLYAIVTQMGTHFKKNIFEEQLERPIVYYGGEKAKNNGAKADESHGEHERRASSPEANTNVPKEDKSN; encoded by the exons ATGAGTATTAGAGGTGTTGATGAGGAACAAGACATAGAATTAGAGTTCACTCCGACGTGGGTGGTTGCCGTTGTCTGCTCCGTCATCGTTGGCGTCTCCTTCGCCGTCGAGCGCTTCCTTCATTATGCCGGAAAGCGTCTTAAGAAGAAGAATCAGACCACACTCTATGAAGCTCTGCTCAAAATCAAAGaag aGTTGATGGTGTTGGGTTTTATTTCTCTGTTTCTATCGGTATCACAACGTGGGATAACAAAAATGTGTGTCCCAAAAAGTTGGAGTCACCACATGCTTCCATGTAGtcttaaagaaaaagaagagttagAAGCTGAAACAAATATTACTTCATCACATTTTCAgaattctctttctttctcttccaaTAATCTTAGACACCTTCTTGCTCTTGCTCATGCCCAAGTAGCCGCAGAGGCTCAGCTTCAATACTGTGCTCTCAAG AACAAGGTACCTTTATTATCCAACGAAGCAGTGCATCATCTTCATATCTTCATATTTGTCCTAGCTATCGCTCATGTAACGTTTTGTGTTCTCACAGTTGCCATTGGATTATTAAGG ATACGTCAGTGGAAGCAATGGGAAGACTCTGTTGCAACTCAAAACAATGAGACACACCGAG ATTTGGAGTCAACAGTTACTCTTGTTCACCAACATGCGTTTATCAGAGATCATTTTATAGGGATAGGCAAAAATTCGACCCTACTGGGTTGGGTG AAAtctttcttcaagcaattttatgGATCTGTGACAAAATTAGATTATGTGACATTAAGGCTCGGTTTTATTATG ACCCACTGCAGGCGAAATCCAAAGTTTAATTTTCACAAGTACATGATTCGTGCCGTTGAAGATGATTTCAAGAAAGTTGTTGGTATAAG TTGGTATCTTTGGATCTTTGTGGTCATCTTCATGTTGATTAATATTAACG GTTGGCATACATATTTCTGGATTGCTTTCATTCCCGTCATA CTTCTACTTGCTGTTGGGACAAAGCTAGAGCATGTGATAATGGAATTAGCAAATGAAGTAGCTGAGAGGCATGTAGCCATTGAAGGCGAATTAGTTGTTCAACCATCAGATCATCATTTCTGGTTCAACCGTCCTCGCATTATTCTCTTCTTGATCCACTTTACCCTTTTCCAaaatgcttttgagatttcttatTTCTTCTGGATCTTG GTAACTTATGGCATCCATTCCTGTATAATGGGACCAATTGGTTACATTATCCCACGGCTCATTATTGG GTTATTTATTCAGTTACTTTGTACTTACAGCACACTACCACTCTATGCAATCGTTACACAG ATGGGAACTCATTTTAAGAAGAACATATTTGAGGAACAATTGGAAAGACCTATTGTTTATTATGGGGGAGAAAAGGCAAAGAATAATGGAGCAAAAGCTGATGAAAGCCATGGTGAGCATGAAAGAAGGGCATCTTCACCTGAGGCCAATACCAATGTCCCCAAAGAAGACAAGTCTAATTGA
- the LOC112776180 gene encoding uric acid degradation bifunctional protein TTL isoform X3, whose amino-acid sequence MAVPASFEEKDFLSCCGSTTFAKHMAFASPFSSLDHAISVARDVWFNTVDVNGWLQAFSAHPQIGQQHAPSHASQTSAQWSKGEQSTALATATGSSLQELSEWNVRYWEKFGFVFLICASGRSTDEILAELKRRYTNRPIVEFEIAAEEQMKITELRLAKLFSSKESIPSTTDKDSTMFAKKAEASESPVGKSIQAPARTRPPITTHVLDTSRGGPAAGIDVLLEVWRGAQSRPEFGTSDNGGWVFQGSSKTDSDGRSGQLMSIVDNVTPGIYRISFNTGKYNPRGFFPYVSIVFEIQESQKREHFHVPLLLSPFSFSTYRGS is encoded by the exons ATGGCGGTGCCGGCGAGTTTCGAAGAGAAGGATTTTCTATCATGCTGCGGAAGCACCACATTCGCCAAACACATGGCTTTCGCCTCTCCCTTCTCATCACTGGACCACGCAATTTCTGTTGCCAGAGACGTTTGGTTCAACACCGTTGATGTTAACGGTTGGCTTCAAGCTTTCTCTGCTCACCCTCAGATCGGTCAACAACACGCTCCCTCTCATGCCTCTCAAACCAGTGCTCA GTGGAGTAAAGGAGAACAATCAACTGCTCTTGCAACTGCTACTGGTTCTAGCTTACAG GAACTATCTGAATGGAATGTTCGGTACTGGGAAAAGTTTGGGTTTGTATTTCTCATATGTGCATCCGGGAGGAGCACTGATGAGATACTTGCTGAACTGAAG AGACGTTATACAAACAGGCCAATTGTTGAATTCGAGATTGCAGCTGAGGAGCAAATGAAAATTACAGAACTACGCCTTGCAAAGCTCTTTTCAAGTAAAGAAAGCATCCCGTCCACAACTGATAAAGATTCTACCATGTTTGCCAAAAAGGCAGAAG CTTCGGAGAGTCCAGTAGGAAAATCAATCCAAGCTCCGGCTAGAACCCGCCCGCCCATTACCACTCACGTGTTGGACACTTCGCGAGGTGGTCCAGCTGCTGGTATTGATGTACTCTTAGAGGTGTGGAGAGGTGCTCAATCTCGCCCAGAATTTGGCACCTCAGACAATGGCGGTTGGGTGTTTCAAGGGTCATCGAAGACGGACTCAGATGGCCGCAGCGGTCAACTGATGAGCATAGTTGACAATGTTACTCCTGGGATATACAGGATAAGTTTCAACACAGGAAAGTATAATCCAAGAGGCTTCTTTCCATATGTATCCATTGTGTTTGAGATCCAAGAGTCACAGAAGAGGGAacattttcatgttcctttattgcttTCCCCGTTTTCATTCAGCACTTACCGTGGAAGCTAG
- the LOC112776180 gene encoding uric acid degradation bifunctional protein TTL isoform X2 has product MAVPASFEEKDFLSCCGSTTFAKHMAFASPFSSLDHAISVARDVWFNTVDVNGWLQAFSAHPQIGQQHAPSHASQTSAQWSKGEQSTALATATGSSLQELSEWNVRYWEKFGFVFLICASGRSTDEILAELKRRYTNRPIVEFEIAAEEQMKITELRLAKLFSSKESIPSTTDKDSTMFAKKAEDRISIIGGHVTAASESPVGKSIQAPARTRPPITTHVLDTSRGGPAAGIDVLLEVWRGAQSRPEFGTSDNGGWVFQGSSKTDSDGRSGQLMSIVDNVTPGIYRISFNTGKYNPRGFFPYVSIVFEIQESQKREHFHVPLLLSPFSFSTYRGS; this is encoded by the exons ATGGCGGTGCCGGCGAGTTTCGAAGAGAAGGATTTTCTATCATGCTGCGGAAGCACCACATTCGCCAAACACATGGCTTTCGCCTCTCCCTTCTCATCACTGGACCACGCAATTTCTGTTGCCAGAGACGTTTGGTTCAACACCGTTGATGTTAACGGTTGGCTTCAAGCTTTCTCTGCTCACCCTCAGATCGGTCAACAACACGCTCCCTCTCATGCCTCTCAAACCAGTGCTCA GTGGAGTAAAGGAGAACAATCAACTGCTCTTGCAACTGCTACTGGTTCTAGCTTACAG GAACTATCTGAATGGAATGTTCGGTACTGGGAAAAGTTTGGGTTTGTATTTCTCATATGTGCATCCGGGAGGAGCACTGATGAGATACTTGCTGAACTGAAG AGACGTTATACAAACAGGCCAATTGTTGAATTCGAGATTGCAGCTGAGGAGCAAATGAAAATTACAGAACTACGCCTTGCAAAGCTCTTTTCAAGTAAAGAAAGCATCCCGTCCACAACTGATAAAGATTCTACCATGTTTGCCAAAAAGGCAGAAG ATCGTATAAGCATTATTGGTGGGCATGTGACTGCAGCTTCGGAGAGTCCAGTAGGAAAATCAATCCAAGCTCCGGCTAGAACCCGCCCGCCCATTACCACTCACGTGTTGGACACTTCGCGAGGTGGTCCAGCTGCTGGTATTGATGTACTCTTAGAGGTGTGGAGAGGTGCTCAATCTCGCCCAGAATTTGGCACCTCAGACAATGGCGGTTGGGTGTTTCAAGGGTCATCGAAGACGGACTCAGATGGCCGCAGCGGTCAACTGATGAGCATAGTTGACAATGTTACTCCTGGGATATACAGGATAAGTTTCAACACAGGAAAGTATAATCCAAGAGGCTTCTTTCCATATGTATCCATTGTGTTTGAGATCCAAGAGTCACAGAAGAGGGAacattttcatgttcctttattgcttTCCCCGTTTTCATTCAGCACTTACCGTGGAAGCTAG